From Equus asinus isolate D_3611 breed Donkey chromosome 14, EquAss-T2T_v2, whole genome shotgun sequence, one genomic window encodes:
- the GGA2 gene encoding ADP-ribosylation factor-binding protein GGA2 isoform X2, translated as MAAATAVAAGGGPAAGAESAEGPRAPAAALELWLNKATDPSMSEQDWPAIQNFCDQVNTDPNGPTHAPWLLAHKIQSPQEKEALYALTVLETCVNHCGEKFHSEVAKFRFLNELIKVLSPKYLGSWTTEKVKGRVIEILFSWTVWFPEDIKIRDAYQMLKKQGIIKQDPKLPVDKILPPPSPWPKSSIFDADEEKSKLLTRLLKSNHPEDLQAANRLIKNLVKEEQEKSDKVSKRVSAVEEVRSHVKVLQDMLSMYRRPGQAPPDQEALQVVYERCEKLRPTLFRLASDTTDDDDALAEILQANDLLTQGVLLYKQVMEGRVIFGNTMTSSLGDIPVSRVFQNPTGCMKNCPLIDLELDNGSEQAGTVAPSLLHQDLASLGLSDVPVTTKVAGQNCCEEKKNPAASTLPGGGAQSPSAERNLLDLLSPQPSPGPLNYIPQKSIPKEVPPGTKSSPGWSWEAGPLAPSPSSQNTPLAQVFVPLESVKPSSLPPIIVYDRNGFRILLHFSKTAAPGYPEVQVLLLTMMSTATQPVWDIMFQVAVPKSMRVKLQPASSSKLPAFSPLMPPAVISQMLLLDNPHKEPIRLRYKLTFNQGGQPFSEVGEVKDFPDLAVLGAA; from the exons atggcggcggcgacggcggtggcggcgggcggcgggcccGCGGCGGGGGCCGAGTCGGCCGAGGGGCCccgggcgccggcggcggcgcTGGAGCTGTGGCTCA ataAAGCCACAGACCCAAGCATGTCAGAACAGGATTGGCCAGCTATCCAGAATTTCTGCGACCAGGTGAACACGGATCCCAATGG CCCAACCCATGCGCCCTGGCTACTTGCCCACAAGATCCAgtctccacaagagaaagaaGCTCTTTATGCCTTGACG GTGCTGGAGACGTGTGTGAACCACTGTGGAGAGAAGTTCCACAGCGAGGTGGCCAAGTTCCGCTTCTTGAATGAGCTGATTAAAGTGTTGTCTCCAAAG tACCTAGGGTCCTGGACTACAGAAAAAGTTAAAGGAAGAGTCATTGAAATACTCTTTAGTTGGACAGTTTGGTTTCCAGAAGACATCAAGATCCGAGATGCCTATCAGATGCTGAAGAAACAAG GAATAATAAAGCAAGACCCTAAACTACCAGTGGATAAAATCTTGCCCCCGCCTTCTCCCTGGCCCAAGAGCTCCATCTTTGATGCTGATGAAGAAAAGTCAAAG CTTCTGACAAGGCTTCTGAAGAGCAACCACCCTGAGGATCTTCAGGCTGCAAACCGGCTGATCAAGAATTTGGTCAAGGAG gaacaagaaaaatcagACAAGGTGTCCAAGAGAGTCAGCGCTGTGGAGGAAGTACGGAGCCATGTGAAGGTGCTGCAGGATATGCTGAGCATGTACCGCCGGCCGGGGCAGGCCCCACCCGACCAGGAGGCCTTGCAg GTTGTGTATGAAAGGTGTGAAAAGCTTCGGCCCACCCTCTTCCGGCTGGCGAGTGACACCACTGACGACGACGATGCTCTTG CGGAGATTCTCCAGGCAAATGACCTCCTTACCCAGGGAGTTCTGCTGTACAAACAGGTGATGGAGGGCCGTGTCATCTTTGGGAACACCATGACCAGCTCACTGGGAGACATACCTGTCTCCAGAG TCTTTCAGAATCCAACAGGCTGCATGAAGAACTGTCCCCTAATTGACTTGGAGTTGGACAATGGATCTGAGCAAGCTGGGACTGTGGCACCATCTTTACTTCATCAGGACCTGGCATCCTTAG GACTCAGTGATGTTCCAGTTACCACCAAG GTTGCCGGTCAGAACTGCTGCGAGGAAAAGAAGAACCCTGCCGCCAGCACGCTGCCAGGTGGTGGTGCTCAGAGCCCTTCCGCAGAGAGGAACTTGTTGGatctcctctccccacagccaTCTCCAGGTCCTCT gAATTATATTCCACAGAAAAGTATCCCCAAGGAAGTGCCACCAGGTACTAAGTCCTCTCCAGGTTGGTCCTGGGAGGCTGGCCCACTGGCTCCTTCCCCGTCTTCCCAGAATACACCTCTGGCTCAAGTCTTTGTCCCTTTGGAGTCTGTTAAGCCCA GCAGCCTGCCTCCTATCATCGTGTATGACCGGAATGGATTTAGAATTCTGCTCCACTTTTCCAAGACTGCGGCCCCTGGCTACCCAGAGGTGCAGGTGTTGCTGTTGACCATGATGAGCACTGCCACCCAGCCTGTATGGGACATCATGTTTCAGGTGGCTGTGCCAAAG TCAATGAGAGTGAAGCTGCAGCCGGCATCCAGCTCCAAGCTTCCTGCCTTCAGTCCTTTGATGCCTCCAGCCGTGATCTCTCAGATGCTCCTGCTTGACAATCCACACAAA GAGCCCATCCGGTTACGGTATAAGCTGACATTCAACCAGGGCGGACAGCCTTTCAGCGAAGTGGGAGAAGTGAAAGACTTTCCAGACCTAGCAGTCTTGGGTGCAGCCTAA
- the GGA2 gene encoding ADP-ribosylation factor-binding protein GGA2 isoform X1 — protein sequence MLSAQSVGSKEDKATDPSMSEQDWPAIQNFCDQVNTDPNGPTHAPWLLAHKIQSPQEKEALYALTVLETCVNHCGEKFHSEVAKFRFLNELIKVLSPKYLGSWTTEKVKGRVIEILFSWTVWFPEDIKIRDAYQMLKKQGIIKQDPKLPVDKILPPPSPWPKSSIFDADEEKSKLLTRLLKSNHPEDLQAANRLIKNLVKEEQEKSDKVSKRVSAVEEVRSHVKVLQDMLSMYRRPGQAPPDQEALQVVYERCEKLRPTLFRLASDTTDDDDALAEILQANDLLTQGVLLYKQVMEGRVIFGNTMTSSLGDIPVSRVFQNPTGCMKNCPLIDLELDNGSEQAGTVAPSLLHQDLASLGLSDVPVTTKVAGQNCCEEKKNPAASTLPGGGAQSPSAERNLLDLLSPQPSPGPLNYIPQKSIPKEVPPGTKSSPGWSWEAGPLAPSPSSQNTPLAQVFVPLESVKPSSLPPIIVYDRNGFRILLHFSKTAAPGYPEVQVLLLTMMSTATQPVWDIMFQVAVPKSMRVKLQPASSSKLPAFSPLMPPAVISQMLLLDNPHKEPIRLRYKLTFNQGGQPFSEVGEVKDFPDLAVLGAA from the exons ATGCTCTCTGCGCAGTCAGTTGGCTCCAAGGAGG ataAAGCCACAGACCCAAGCATGTCAGAACAGGATTGGCCAGCTATCCAGAATTTCTGCGACCAGGTGAACACGGATCCCAATGG CCCAACCCATGCGCCCTGGCTACTTGCCCACAAGATCCAgtctccacaagagaaagaaGCTCTTTATGCCTTGACG GTGCTGGAGACGTGTGTGAACCACTGTGGAGAGAAGTTCCACAGCGAGGTGGCCAAGTTCCGCTTCTTGAATGAGCTGATTAAAGTGTTGTCTCCAAAG tACCTAGGGTCCTGGACTACAGAAAAAGTTAAAGGAAGAGTCATTGAAATACTCTTTAGTTGGACAGTTTGGTTTCCAGAAGACATCAAGATCCGAGATGCCTATCAGATGCTGAAGAAACAAG GAATAATAAAGCAAGACCCTAAACTACCAGTGGATAAAATCTTGCCCCCGCCTTCTCCCTGGCCCAAGAGCTCCATCTTTGATGCTGATGAAGAAAAGTCAAAG CTTCTGACAAGGCTTCTGAAGAGCAACCACCCTGAGGATCTTCAGGCTGCAAACCGGCTGATCAAGAATTTGGTCAAGGAG gaacaagaaaaatcagACAAGGTGTCCAAGAGAGTCAGCGCTGTGGAGGAAGTACGGAGCCATGTGAAGGTGCTGCAGGATATGCTGAGCATGTACCGCCGGCCGGGGCAGGCCCCACCCGACCAGGAGGCCTTGCAg GTTGTGTATGAAAGGTGTGAAAAGCTTCGGCCCACCCTCTTCCGGCTGGCGAGTGACACCACTGACGACGACGATGCTCTTG CGGAGATTCTCCAGGCAAATGACCTCCTTACCCAGGGAGTTCTGCTGTACAAACAGGTGATGGAGGGCCGTGTCATCTTTGGGAACACCATGACCAGCTCACTGGGAGACATACCTGTCTCCAGAG TCTTTCAGAATCCAACAGGCTGCATGAAGAACTGTCCCCTAATTGACTTGGAGTTGGACAATGGATCTGAGCAAGCTGGGACTGTGGCACCATCTTTACTTCATCAGGACCTGGCATCCTTAG GACTCAGTGATGTTCCAGTTACCACCAAG GTTGCCGGTCAGAACTGCTGCGAGGAAAAGAAGAACCCTGCCGCCAGCACGCTGCCAGGTGGTGGTGCTCAGAGCCCTTCCGCAGAGAGGAACTTGTTGGatctcctctccccacagccaTCTCCAGGTCCTCT gAATTATATTCCACAGAAAAGTATCCCCAAGGAAGTGCCACCAGGTACTAAGTCCTCTCCAGGTTGGTCCTGGGAGGCTGGCCCACTGGCTCCTTCCCCGTCTTCCCAGAATACACCTCTGGCTCAAGTCTTTGTCCCTTTGGAGTCTGTTAAGCCCA GCAGCCTGCCTCCTATCATCGTGTATGACCGGAATGGATTTAGAATTCTGCTCCACTTTTCCAAGACTGCGGCCCCTGGCTACCCAGAGGTGCAGGTGTTGCTGTTGACCATGATGAGCACTGCCACCCAGCCTGTATGGGACATCATGTTTCAGGTGGCTGTGCCAAAG TCAATGAGAGTGAAGCTGCAGCCGGCATCCAGCTCCAAGCTTCCTGCCTTCAGTCCTTTGATGCCTCCAGCCGTGATCTCTCAGATGCTCCTGCTTGACAATCCACACAAA GAGCCCATCCGGTTACGGTATAAGCTGACATTCAACCAGGGCGGACAGCCTTTCAGCGAAGTGGGAGAAGTGAAAGACTTTCCAGACCTAGCAGTCTTGGGTGCAGCCTAA